Proteins encoded within one genomic window of Polaribacter sp. NJDZ03:
- the metH gene encoding methionine synthase has protein sequence MKIKQTKYMRLSGLEPLILNENSNFINVGERTNVAGSRKFLRLIKNEQFDEALDIARHQVDGGAQIIDINFDDGLIDGKQAMVRFLNLIAAEPDICRVPIMIDSSKWEIIEAGLQVVQGKCVVNSISLKEGKEKFIWEAKQIKRYGAAVIVMAFDAEGQADNYDRRIEIAKKSYDILVDEVGFPSEDIIFDLNIFPVATGMDEHRRNAIDFIEATRWVRENLTNASVSGGVSNVSFSFRGNDGVREAMHSVFLYYAIQAGMNMGIVNPALLEVYDNIPKDLLERVEDVILDRREDATERLLDFADTVKGSKVEKTVDLSWRENPLQDRITHALVKGIDAFIIEDIETARQEATSPIEVIEGHLMIGMNVVGDLFGAGKMFLPQVVKSARVMKKAVGYLNPFIEAEKGDKQEPVGKILMATVKGDVHDIGKNIVSVVLACNNYEIVDLGVMVPPEKIIEMAISERVDAIGLSGLITPSLDEMVYLAKEMQRQNFVLPLLIGGATTSKAHTAVKIDTQYKNAVVHVNDASRAVTVVGDLLNKKTSHEYVAKMKKDYDEFRTKFLKRGKEKSYISLKEARKRKYKIDWKTSEIVKPNELGIQTLEQLSLKELLPFIDWSPFFRSWDLHGKFPAILKDEVVGEQATIMYDEAQAMIKEIIAKQLLKPKAVFGLFEANTINDDDIAVKKKGGEEFIFRTLRQQLKKREGIPNHALSDFIAPKETGRTDYIGSFCVGIFGAQELAESYKAKEDDYNAIMAQAIADRFAEAMAEYLHKQVRTRHWGSDTDEGLTNDDLIKESYKGIRPAPGYPACPDHLEKETIWELLKVEENIGVTLTESMAMWPAAAVSGYYFANKESKYFGLGKITDDQVTDYSTRKGITKEKARKWLHPTLAEE, from the coding sequence ATGAAAATAAAACAAACTAAATATATGAGATTGTCTGGTTTAGAACCTTTAATTCTAAACGAAAACAGCAATTTTATAAATGTTGGAGAACGTACAAATGTTGCGGGTTCTCGTAAGTTTTTAAGATTGATAAAAAACGAGCAATTTGATGAAGCTTTAGATATTGCTAGACACCAAGTAGATGGAGGAGCACAAATTATAGATATTAATTTTGATGACGGTTTAATTGACGGGAAACAAGCCATGGTTCGTTTCTTAAATTTAATTGCTGCAGAACCAGATATTTGTAGAGTGCCAATTATGATTGATAGCTCTAAGTGGGAAATCATAGAAGCTGGTTTACAAGTTGTGCAAGGAAAATGCGTTGTAAATTCAATTTCACTTAAAGAAGGAAAAGAAAAATTTATTTGGGAAGCAAAACAAATAAAACGATATGGAGCTGCCGTAATTGTCATGGCTTTTGATGCCGAAGGACAGGCAGATAACTATGATCGTAGAATTGAAATTGCTAAAAAGTCGTATGATATTTTAGTAGATGAAGTTGGTTTTCCTAGTGAAGATATTATTTTCGATTTAAATATATTTCCTGTTGCTACAGGAATGGATGAGCACAGAAGAAATGCCATCGATTTTATTGAAGCTACACGTTGGGTAAGAGAAAACTTAACCAACGCAAGTGTTAGTGGAGGTGTAAGTAATGTGTCGTTTTCTTTTAGGGGAAATGACGGAGTTAGAGAAGCGATGCATTCTGTATTTTTATATTATGCTATTCAGGCAGGTATGAATATGGGAATTGTAAACCCTGCACTTTTAGAAGTATATGACAATATTCCGAAAGATTTATTAGAGCGCGTAGAAGATGTGATTCTAGATAGAAGAGAAGATGCAACGGAACGTTTATTAGATTTTGCTGATACTGTAAAAGGTTCTAAAGTAGAAAAAACGGTAGATTTATCTTGGAGAGAAAACCCTTTACAAGATAGAATTACACATGCTTTGGTAAAAGGAATAGATGCTTTTATTATTGAAGATATAGAAACAGCAAGACAAGAAGCAACCTCACCAATTGAAGTGATTGAAGGTCATTTAATGATTGGTATGAATGTGGTTGGAGATTTATTTGGAGCAGGAAAAATGTTTTTACCGCAAGTAGTAAAATCTGCTCGTGTAATGAAAAAAGCAGTTGGTTACTTAAATCCCTTTATTGAAGCCGAAAAAGGAGACAAGCAAGAGCCTGTTGGTAAAATATTAATGGCAACTGTAAAAGGGGACGTGCATGATATTGGTAAAAATATTGTGAGTGTTGTTTTAGCATGTAATAATTACGAAATTGTAGACTTAGGCGTAATGGTTCCGCCAGAAAAAATTATTGAAATGGCTATTAGCGAGCGTGTAGATGCTATTGGTTTGTCTGGTTTAATTACACCGTCGTTAGATGAAATGGTGTATTTGGCAAAAGAAATGCAACGTCAGAATTTTGTATTGCCATTGTTAATTGGTGGTGCAACAACCTCTAAAGCGCATACTGCTGTTAAGATTGATACACAATATAAAAATGCGGTTGTGCATGTAAATGATGCTTCTAGAGCAGTAACTGTTGTAGGTGATTTATTAAATAAGAAAACATCACATGAGTACGTTGCCAAAATGAAAAAAGATTATGATGAATTTAGAACCAAGTTTTTAAAACGAGGGAAAGAAAAATCATACATTTCATTAAAGGAAGCACGTAAGCGTAAATATAAAATAGATTGGAAAACGTCTGAGATTGTAAAACCTAATGAATTAGGTATTCAGACTTTAGAACAATTAAGTTTAAAAGAATTATTACCTTTTATAGATTGGAGTCCGTTTTTTAGAAGTTGGGATTTACATGGTAAGTTTCCAGCTATTTTAAAGGATGAGGTTGTTGGTGAGCAAGCTACTATTATGTATGATGAAGCTCAGGCAATGATTAAAGAAATTATTGCGAAACAATTGTTAAAACCAAAAGCTGTTTTTGGTTTGTTTGAGGCAAATACTATAAATGATGATGATATTGCTGTAAAGAAAAAAGGAGGAGAAGAATTTATTTTTAGAACTTTACGTCAGCAATTAAAAAAGAGAGAAGGAATTCCGAATCATGCGTTATCAGATTTTATTGCACCAAAAGAAACTGGTAGAACAGATTATATAGGATCATTTTGTGTAGGTATTTTTGGAGCACAAGAATTAGCAGAAAGTTATAAGGCAAAAGAAGACGATTACAATGCAATTATGGCACAAGCAATTGCAGACCGTTTTGCAGAAGCAATGGCAGAATACTTGCATAAACAAGTTAGAACTAGACATTGGGGTTCTGATACAGATGAAGGTTTAACAAACGATGATCTAATAAAAGAAAGTTACAAAGGGATACGTCCTGCACCAGGATATCCTGCATGTCCAGATCATTTAGAAAAAGAAACCATTTGGGAATTGCTTAAAGTGGAAGAAAATATAGGTGTTACTTTAACAGAAAGTATGGCAATGTGGCCAGCTGCAGCAGTATCTGGTTATTATTTTGCAAACAAAGAATCTAAGTATTTTGGTCTGGGTAAAATTACCGATGATCAAGTAACAGATTATTCAACAAGAAAAGGAATTACAAAGGAGAAAGCTAGAAAATGGTTGCATCCAACACTTGCTGAAGAATAA
- a CDS encoding antibiotic biosynthesis monooxygenase, with product MILEVATLNIKKGLSDAFENHFKKAEKIISSMKGYNSHQLKKCIEEEDKYILLVNWETLEDHEIGFRKSDEYQQWKELLHHFYEPFPTVEHYK from the coding sequence ATGATACTAGAAGTTGCTACATTAAATATTAAAAAAGGTCTTTCAGATGCTTTTGAAAATCATTTTAAGAAGGCAGAAAAGATTATTTCTTCTATGAAAGGATATAACTCTCATCAATTAAAGAAATGTATTGAAGAAGAAGATAAATATATCTTATTAGTGAATTGGGAAACTCTAGAAGACCATGAAATTGGATTTAGAAAGTCTGATGAATATCAACAATGGAAAGAATTATTACATCATTTTTATGAACCTTTTCCAACAGTAGAACATTATAAATAA
- a CDS encoding homocysteine S-methyltransferase family protein has protein sequence MSNIYKALQERILVLDGAMGTMLQAYKFTEEDFRGERFKDYPSPLQGNNDLLSITQPEAIKTIHGKYFEAGADIIETNTFSGTTIAMADYQMENLVYELNYQSAKIAKEVANEFTAKEPHKPRFVAGSIGPTNRTASMSPDVNDPGYRAVTFDELRIAYKQQVEALLDGGADLLLVETVFDTLNAKAALFAIEEVKDERSIDVPIMLSGTITDASGRTLSGQTAEAFLISVSHIPLLSVGFNCALGANLLQPHLQAIANKTDFAISAHPNAGLPNAFGEYDETAEEMGEQIEEYLKKDLINIIGGCCGTSPEHIKEIARISGKYKPRNFVVIPSRIEKTV, from the coding sequence ATGTCAAATATATACAAAGCTTTACAAGAAAGAATTTTGGTTTTAGATGGTGCTATGGGTACTATGCTACAAGCCTATAAATTCACGGAAGAAGATTTTAGGGGAGAACGTTTTAAAGACTATCCATCACCTTTACAAGGTAATAATGACTTGTTGTCAATAACGCAACCAGAAGCAATAAAAACCATTCATGGTAAATATTTTGAAGCTGGTGCAGATATTATAGAAACCAATACTTTTTCTGGAACTACTATTGCAATGGCAGATTATCAGATGGAAAATTTAGTGTACGAACTAAATTATCAATCTGCAAAAATTGCTAAAGAAGTTGCAAATGAGTTTACAGCAAAAGAACCACACAAACCTCGTTTTGTAGCAGGTTCTATTGGCCCAACAAACAGAACTGCAAGTATGTCTCCAGATGTAAATGATCCGGGTTATAGAGCAGTTACTTTTGATGAATTAAGAATTGCCTATAAACAACAAGTAGAAGCTTTATTAGATGGTGGTGCGGACTTATTGTTAGTAGAAACGGTGTTTGATACTCTAAATGCCAAAGCAGCATTATTTGCTATTGAAGAAGTAAAAGACGAGCGTAGTATTGATGTTCCAATTATGTTAAGTGGTACCATTACGGATGCTTCAGGTAGAACTTTATCTGGGCAAACTGCAGAAGCTTTTTTAATTTCTGTATCTCACATTCCTTTATTATCTGTAGGATTTAATTGTGCCTTAGGAGCTAATTTATTACAACCTCATTTACAGGCTATTGCAAACAAAACGGACTTTGCTATTTCTGCACATCCAAATGCTGGATTGCCAAATGCTTTTGGTGAGTACGACGAAACTGCAGAAGAAATGGGCGAGCAGATAGAAGAATATTTAAAGAAAGATTTAATCAATATTATCGGTGGATGTTGTGGAACATCACCTGAGCATATTAAAGAGATAGCAAGGATTTCGGGAAAATATAAGCCAAGAAATTTTGTAGTTATTCCAAGTAGAATAGAAAAAACTGTATAA
- the cysM gene encoding cysteine synthase CysM produces MKTKSIIDFVGNTPLVEVQNILKKEGVTLLLKLEGNNPGGSVKDRAAYYMISEAIKRKNIKKGDTLVEATSGNTGIALALMAKVLGVNMVLTMPENSTIERVKTMRAYGAKVILTPADKGIEGAIDYALKLKYKKGYFRLNQFDNFDNPKAHFNTTGPEIWRDTEGEVTHFVSAMGTTGTITGVSDYLKSQNENITIIGAQPTEGAKIPGIRKWSEEYMPAIFKPKKIDQIFEVSEEEAKEMTVRLAKEEGIFAGMSSGGSVATALKVAKSIDKGVIVAIICDRGDRYLSSDIYE; encoded by the coding sequence ATGAAAACCAAGAGTATCATAGATTTTGTTGGAAATACACCACTTGTAGAAGTGCAAAATATCTTAAAGAAAGAAGGTGTTACTTTATTATTAAAACTAGAAGGAAATAATCCAGGAGGAAGTGTAAAAGATAGAGCAGCCTACTATATGATTTCTGAAGCAATTAAAAGAAAAAACATAAAGAAAGGTGATACTTTAGTAGAAGCAACAAGTGGAAACACGGGTATTGCATTGGCTTTAATGGCAAAAGTTTTAGGTGTAAATATGGTGCTTACAATGCCAGAAAACTCTACCATAGAACGTGTTAAAACAATGCGCGCATACGGAGCAAAAGTAATTTTAACTCCTGCAGATAAAGGTATTGAAGGAGCAATTGATTATGCTTTAAAGTTAAAATATAAAAAAGGATACTTTCGTTTAAATCAGTTTGATAATTTTGACAATCCGAAAGCACATTTTAATACAACAGGACCAGAAATTTGGAGAGATACAGAAGGAGAAGTTACTCATTTTGTTTCTGCCATGGGAACTACAGGTACCATTACTGGCGTTTCTGATTATTTAAAATCACAAAACGAAAATATTACCATTATTGGAGCGCAGCCAACAGAAGGAGCTAAAATACCTGGAATTAGAAAATGGTCTGAAGAATATATGCCCGCTATTTTTAAACCTAAAAAAATAGATCAAATATTTGAAGTAAGTGAAGAAGAAGCAAAAGAAATGACGGTTCGTTTGGCAAAAGAAGAAGGCATTTTTGCAGGAATGAGTAGTGGAGGATCTGTTGCTACCGCGTTAAAAGTAGCAAAATCAATAGATAAAGGTGTTATTGTTGCTATTATTTGTGATAGAGGAGATCGTTACTTATCATCAGATATCTACGAATAA
- the epsC gene encoding serine O-acetyltransferase EpsC yields MKETAQIVTFKNYSMCLRDAVEVFTKQLINNLFDELHLSESGQETRLKFLKILERLSVENGENLWNDFENSFVTIRQKLDLDAAAAEKNDPAAKSLEEIYLAYPGFYAIAVYRLSHQLLNLGIPVFPRIMSEFAHSKTGTEIHPGAQIGASFHIDHGTGTVIGESAIIKDNVQIFQGVTLGGIQVKKSLASTKRHPTIESGVVIYANATILGGDVVIGKNSVIGANVCIMESVPENSVVTVQSENNIFQKRN; encoded by the coding sequence ATGAAAGAAACAGCACAAATAGTTACGTTTAAAAACTACAGCATGTGTTTAAGAGATGCGGTAGAAGTTTTTACTAAACAGTTAATTAATAACTTGTTTGATGAACTCCATTTGTCTGAAAGTGGCCAAGAAACAAGATTAAAATTTTTAAAAATTCTAGAAAGATTATCCGTTGAAAACGGAGAGAATTTGTGGAATGATTTTGAAAATTCTTTTGTTACTATTCGTCAAAAATTAGATTTAGATGCTGCTGCTGCAGAAAAAAATGATCCTGCTGCTAAAAGTTTAGAAGAAATTTATTTAGCATATCCAGGGTTTTATGCCATTGCAGTGTATCGCTTAAGTCACCAATTATTAAATTTAGGAATCCCTGTTTTTCCAAGAATAATGAGTGAGTTTGCACACAGCAAAACTGGTACAGAGATTCATCCAGGAGCACAAATAGGAGCTTCTTTTCATATAGATCACGGAACAGGAACTGTAATAGGAGAATCTGCTATTATAAAAGATAATGTACAGATTTTTCAGGGAGTAACTTTAGGAGGAATTCAGGTAAAGAAAAGTTTAGCATCAACAAAAAGGCATCCCACTATAGAGAGTGGTGTTGTTATTTATGCAAACGCTACTATTTTAGGAGGAGATGTTGTAATAGGAAAAAACTCTGTAATTGGAGCCAATGTTTGTATTATGGAATCCGTTCCAGAAAATTCGGTGGTAACAGTACAATCAGAAAATAATATTTTTCAAAAAAGAAATTAG
- a CDS encoding 2Fe-2S iron-sulfur cluster-binding protein — protein MSVDINIKITDRNGVMHEIVAPTDMAMNLMEVVRSYELAEEGTIGICGGMAMCASCQCYVNSDTELPEMSDDEDAMLAEAFNVEDNSRLGCQIQMTPAMEGLEVTLAPEM, from the coding sequence ATGAGCGTAGATATAAATATAAAAATAACTGATAGAAATGGTGTAATGCATGAAATTGTAGCACCTACAGACATGGCAATGAACCTTATGGAGGTTGTTCGTTCTTACGAATTAGCAGAAGAAGGTACCATAGGTATTTGTGGCGGTATGGCCATGTGTGCTTCTTGTCAGTGTTATGTAAATTCAGATACCGAATTACCAGAAATGTCAGATGATGAAGATGCTATGTTAGCAGAAGCATTTAATGTAGAAGACAATAGTAGATTGGGCTGTCAGATACAAATGACCCCAGCAATGGAAGGGTTAGAGGTTACTTTAGCACCAGAAATGTAA
- a CDS encoding NAD(P)/FAD-dependent oxidoreductase — translation MITTDILIIGAGPTGLFTVFEAGLLKLKCHLIDALPQPGGQCSEIYPKKPIYDIPAYPEILAGDLTHKLIEQTKQFKPGFTLGERAETIDKQDDGTFIVTTNKGTKHHAKIVAIAGGLGSFEPRKPLIPNIADFEDKGVEYIIKEPEFYRDKKVVISGGGDSALDWAVFLSDVASEVTLIHRRNEFRGALDSVEKVQELKNLGKIRMITPAEVKGIIGTDKVTGVAVEKKGEDAFIVDTDHFIPLFGLSPKLGPIANWGLEIEKNAIKVNNALDYQTNIPGIYAIGDVNTYPGKLKLILCGFHEATLMCQSAYQRIFPDKKYVMKYTTVGGVEGFDGTRKDAPKAVVKAIE, via the coding sequence ATGATTACAACAGACATACTTATTATTGGAGCAGGACCAACAGGGTTATTTACAGTTTTTGAAGCTGGTTTATTAAAATTAAAATGTCATTTAATTGATGCGTTGCCTCAACCAGGAGGGCAGTGTTCTGAGATTTATCCGAAGAAACCAATTTATGATATTCCTGCATATCCAGAAATTTTAGCTGGAGATTTAACACATAAATTAATAGAGCAAACAAAGCAATTTAAGCCCGGTTTTACCTTAGGTGAAAGAGCAGAAACAATAGACAAGCAAGATGATGGTACTTTTATTGTTACTACAAATAAAGGAACAAAACACCATGCTAAAATTGTTGCAATTGCTGGTGGTTTAGGTTCTTTTGAGCCAAGAAAACCATTGATACCTAACATCGCAGATTTTGAAGATAAAGGTGTTGAATACATTATTAAAGAACCAGAATTTTATAGAGATAAAAAAGTAGTAATTTCTGGTGGTGGAGATTCTGCTTTAGATTGGGCCGTTTTCTTATCCGATGTAGCATCAGAAGTAACTTTAATTCACAGAAGAAATGAATTTAGAGGTGCTTTAGATTCTGTAGAAAAAGTACAAGAATTAAAGAATTTAGGTAAAATTAGAATGATAACTCCTGCGGAAGTAAAAGGAATTATCGGTACAGATAAAGTAACGGGAGTTGCTGTAGAGAAAAAAGGAGAAGATGCTTTTATTGTAGATACAGATCATTTTATTCCGTTATTTGGATTATCACCAAAATTAGGGCCTATTGCAAACTGGGGATTAGAGATAGAGAAAAATGCAATTAAAGTAAATAATGCGTTAGATTATCAAACAAATATTCCTGGAATCTATGCTATTGGAGATGTAAACACATATCCTGGTAAATTAAAGTTAATTCTTTGTGGTTTTCACGAAGCAACTTTAATGTGTCAGAGTGCTTATCAAAGAATTTTTCCAGATAAGAAATACGTTATGAAATATACTACAGTTGGTGGTGTAGAAGGGTTTGATGGAACAAGAAAAGATGCACCGAAAGCTGTTGTAAAAGCGATTGAGTAA
- a CDS encoding bifunctional precorrin-2 dehydrogenase/sirohydrochlorin ferrochelatase, giving the protein MEKNNLYPIFLKTKNLQVLIIGGGFVAEEKLTFLLKSSPDANVTIVSPMFREGTTALAKKGNVKLIKEKYNKRYLKGKHIVVATTEFPEVNEKVYKHCRKRSILVNVADNPPFCDFYMGGIVTKGNVKVAISTNGQSPTTAKRLRQFFEDVIPENVDDLVQNLNEFRKTIKGDFEEKVETLNEFTKGLIEKKES; this is encoded by the coding sequence ATGGAAAAAAATAATTTATATCCTATTTTTTTAAAAACAAAAAATCTTCAAGTTTTAATAATTGGAGGAGGTTTTGTGGCAGAAGAAAAATTAACTTTTTTGTTAAAATCGAGTCCAGATGCAAATGTAACAATAGTCTCTCCTATGTTTAGAGAAGGCACAACTGCATTAGCAAAGAAGGGAAACGTAAAACTGATTAAAGAAAAATATAATAAACGGTATTTAAAAGGAAAGCATATTGTTGTGGCAACAACAGAGTTTCCAGAAGTAAACGAAAAGGTTTATAAACATTGTAGAAAGAGAAGCATATTGGTAAATGTTGCTGATAATCCTCCTTTTTGTGATTTTTATATGGGCGGCATTGTAACGAAAGGAAATGTAAAAGTAGCCATTTCTACCAATGGTCAATCACCAACAACAGCCAAAAGATTACGTCAGTTTTTTGAGGATGTAATTCCCGAAAATGTAGATGACTTGGTGCAGAATTTAAACGAGTTTAGAAAAACAATAAAAGGAGATTTCGAAGAAAAAGTGGAAACATTAAACGAATTCACCAAAGGATTAATAGAGAAAAAAGAATCTTAA